A region from the Arachis ipaensis cultivar K30076 chromosome B01, Araip1.1, whole genome shotgun sequence genome encodes:
- the LOC110266922 gene encoding putative receptor-like protein kinase At3g47110 codes for MGNKGLCGAPCFHFSECKIEKSRKWNAHIVLTYILSAAIVATLLVAFLCILKFRKHKVVNNSEVDQSGARWRRISYYEIQQATDRFNDGNLLGVGSFGRVYKGVLSYGTNVAVKVFNLGLEGAFRSFDAECEILRSVRHRNLTKIISSCSNMDFKALILSYMPNGSLERWLHSEHHGLSMIQRLNIMIDVAEAMDYLHNGGSVPIIHCDLKPSNILLDEDMVAHVTDFGIAKLLSGDDSITQTMNLATIGYMAPGEFLI; via the coding sequence ATGGGGAATAAAGGATTATGTGGTGCTCCATGTTTCCATTTTTCGGAATGTAAAATTGAAAAATCCCGAAAATGGAATGCACATATTGTGTTGACATATATTTTATCTGCAGCAATAGTTGCCACCCTTCTTGTGGCATTCCTTTGCATCCTAAAATTCCGGAAGCACAAGGTGGTCAACAATTCAGAGGTGGATCAATCGGGAGCAAGATGGAGAAGAATATCATACTATGAAATTCAGCAAGCAACAGATAGGTTCAATGATGGCAACTTGCTTGGTGTAGGGAGTTTTGGAAGAGTGTATAAAGGAGTACTCTCATATGGGACGAACGTTGCAGTGAAAGTGTTTAATCTGGGACTAGAAGGAGCATTCAGGAGTTTCGATGCTGAATGTGAGATATTGCGCAGTGTCCGCCATCGAAACTTAACCAAAATCATTAGCAGCTGCAGCAACATGGACTTCAAGGCATTGATCCTAAGCTACATGCCTAATGGGAGTTTAGAGAGGTGGCTTCACTCGGAACACCATGGCTTGAGTATGATCCAGAGGCTAAACATAATGATAGATGTTGCAGAAGCAATGGATTACCTGCATAATGGTGGTTCTGTACCAATTATACACTGTGATTTGAAACCCAGCAACATATTACTAGATGAAGACATGGTTGCCCACGTGACTGATTTTGGCATTGCAAAATTGCTGAGTGGGGATGACTCCATCACTCAAACCATGAACCTAGCCACAATAGGCTATATGGCCCCTGGTGAGTTTCTTATTTAA